A genome region from Bombus pyrosoma isolate SC7728 linkage group LG14, ASM1482585v1, whole genome shotgun sequence includes the following:
- the LOC122575003 gene encoding tyrosine-protein kinase receptor ver-4-like has protein sequence MGGGSVMVWAGIGYFGKTNFKFSNGRMNSVRYINLIKEQINNHAERISGTDYILQQDNASVHTSRLVQSYFNENNISILPWPARSRDLNIIENCWAELVHDIKDIQETGAGFYQCKILISLNNYVSANVELQVRKPPIVSDNSTRTMVVTEGQPVQLDCYTGGFPAPRISWYRENNAILPTGGSIYHGNILKILIIHKEDRGIYYCIAENGVGHEARRNITVDILYILWNIYCLFLCRCYQRVKTVIDYS, from the exons ATGGGAGGAGGCAGCGTGATGGTTTGGGCCGGCATCGGTTATTTCGGCAAGACAAATTTCAAGTTCAGCAATGGGAGAATGAATAGTGTccgatacataaatttaatcaaagaacaaataaacaatCATGCGGAACGCATTTCTGGAACTGATTACATCCTTCAACAAGATAATGCATCTGTACACACATCAAGATTGGTCcaatcatattttaatgaaaataatatatctattttgcCGTGGCCTGCACGCTCCCGGGAccttaatattattgaaaattgctgGGCAGAACTTGTTCACGAT ataaaagatattcaaGAAACTGGTGCTGGATTTTAtcaatgtaaaattttgatttctttgaataattatgtatCTGCAAATGTTGAACTGCAAGTTCGTAAACCACCCATTGTAAGTGACAATTCAACCAGAACTATGGTTGTTACTGAAGGACAGCCTGTGCAACTTGACTGTTATACTGGTGGCTTTCCTGCACCTAGAATCTCATGGTATAGAGAAAATAATGCCATACTACCAACTGGTGGATCAATTTATCA tggtaatatattgaaaattcttatAATTCATAAGGAAGATCGtggaatatattattgtatagcTGAAAATGGAGTAGGACATGAAGCTAGACGTAATATTACTGTtgacattttgtatattttgtggAATATTTATTGCCTTTTTTTATGTAGATGTTATCAAAGAGTGAAAACAGTGATTGATTATAGT
- the LOC122575127 gene encoding mitochondrial inner membrane protease ATP23 homolog has translation MTVKNEKNENQSDSEKRSNIEEIEYSDLYPGRKNQSSENQSRTWFDVISFNEKRKNYEKINCEINVYNCVKKSPLVKLMLAALKSSGCEVDLGRHISCEVCDNKVTGGYDADTNQIIICQNTAKSRNRVQSTLSHEMIHMFDYCRNKLDLNNIDHLACTEIRAANQCHCSFLGAWYRGTASPFHIKKAHQDCVMDKAVRSLIAIKNIPKEEAMDAVRRVFTKCYNDLEPIGRRLRRNSMDMEKAYYEGPYYGYSE, from the exons atgactgtcaaaaatgaaaaaaatgaaaaccaATCAGATTCTGAGAAACGTAGTAATAttgaagaaatagaatattctgATCTTTATCCAGGAAGAAAAAATCAAAGTAGCGAAAACCAATCCCGTACTTGGTTtgatgtaatttcttttaatgaaaaaaggaaaaattacgAGAAGATAAACTgtgaaattaatgtttataacTGTGTAAAAAAGA gtCCTTTAGTGAAATTAATGTTAGCAGCATTAAAAAGTTCAGGATG TGAAGTTGATCTTGGTCGTCATATTTCATGTGAAGTATGTGATAATAAAGTTACTGGTGGTTACGATGCTGATACAAATCAg attataATTTGCCAAAACACTGCTAAGAGCAGAAATCGAGTTCAAAGCACTTTAAGTCATGAGATGATACATATGTTTGATTATTGCCGTAACAAACTTGATCTAAACAATATAGATCATTTAGCTTGTACGGAAATAAGAGCAGCTAATCAATGTCATTGTAGTTTTCTTGGTGCATGGTATCGAGGAACTGCTTCAccttttcatattaaaaaggCACATCAG GATTGTGTTATGGACAAGGCTGTTAGGTCACTAAttgctataaaaaatataccaaaGGAAGAAGCAATGGACGCTGTGAGGCGAGTTTTTACCAAGTGTTATAATGATTTAGAACCCATTGGAAGACGACTTCGACGAAATTCAATGGATATGGAAAAAGCGTATTATGAGGGACCATATTATGGATATTCagaataa